The Bacteroidota bacterium genome contains a region encoding:
- a CDS encoding amino acid adenylation domain-containing protein, with product MADQNNKLYNLLVNSAARLPEQIAVEDPERENEISYADFDACTDQIKEKLVAHGVVPGDRVGVCVPKSICSLSAVFGVLKADAAYVPVDPTAPASRNAFIFQDCEVRCMVVAKKLLDGLKAEFGDAYTLTEEPLSFMDGYDVELILVAVTYNEGTTQAPVDNLAYILYTSGSTGKPKGVMHTHDSALSFVNWCSDTVPVSEKDKFSSHAPFHFDLSILDIYVPMLHGATLVLIGESLGKQPARLGPVVSERKISVWYSTPSILRLLVDYGGLENHDYSALRVVFFAGEVFPIKHLRNLKDKWPHPDYYNLYGPTETNVCTYYKLPAEIPLTQTDPFPIGPVCENDQALVIDGDGGVVAKGADGELLIAGGSVMKGYWNLPDRSAEAYHTDADGKEWYKTGDIVRESDADGFIFVGRRDRMVKRRGYRVELGEIEAALYRHQAVSEAAVVALPDEESGVMVKAFLSWSDGKARSLIEMKKFCADNLPLYMIPDRFSSQDVLPKTSTDKINYQALKELN from the coding sequence ATGGCTGATCAGAACAACAAGTTGTACAATCTGCTGGTAAACAGCGCTGCGCGTTTACCGGAGCAAATTGCAGTAGAAGATCCCGAACGTGAGAATGAAATTAGCTATGCAGATTTCGATGCGTGTACGGATCAGATAAAAGAAAAGCTTGTCGCGCATGGTGTTGTACCGGGCGATCGTGTAGGCGTGTGTGTACCCAAGTCGATCTGTTCTTTGTCGGCTGTGTTTGGCGTACTCAAAGCTGACGCTGCATACGTACCGGTCGACCCAACTGCACCGGCCAGCCGGAATGCATTCATTTTCCAGGACTGTGAAGTCCGGTGCATGGTGGTCGCCAAAAAGCTACTCGACGGATTGAAGGCTGAGTTTGGCGATGCCTATACCCTGACCGAAGAGCCGTTGTCCTTTATGGATGGCTATGACGTTGAGCTGATCCTGGTTGCGGTGACGTATAACGAAGGCACCACCCAGGCGCCGGTTGATAACCTGGCTTATATCCTCTATACATCAGGTTCAACGGGTAAGCCGAAAGGCGTAATGCACACCCATGACAGCGCATTGAGTTTTGTGAACTGGTGTTCTGATACAGTACCGGTAAGTGAAAAGGACAAGTTTTCTTCTCATGCGCCGTTTCACTTTGATTTGTCTATTCTGGATATCTACGTACCCATGTTGCATGGGGCAACCCTTGTACTAATTGGGGAGTCGCTGGGCAAGCAACCGGCTCGCCTTGGGCCCGTCGTTTCGGAGCGCAAGATTTCAGTATGGTACTCTACCCCTTCCATTCTGCGCTTGCTTGTTGATTATGGCGGATTGGAAAATCACGATTACAGCGCGTTGCGCGTGGTCTTCTTTGCCGGCGAGGTCTTTCCGATCAAACACTTGCGGAACCTCAAAGACAAATGGCCACATCCGGATTATTACAACCTGTATGGGCCGACGGAAACGAATGTCTGCACCTACTACAAGTTGCCGGCAGAAATTCCGCTGACACAGACCGATCCGTTTCCAATCGGACCCGTTTGTGAAAACGACCAGGCGCTTGTCATTGATGGCGACGGTGGTGTGGTAGCAAAAGGTGCAGATGGTGAGCTGCTGATTGCCGGCGGTTCAGTGATGAAAGGCTACTGGAATCTCCCTGATCGTTCAGCTGAAGCGTATCATACGGATGCTGACGGGAAGGAGTGGTACAAAACAGGAGATATTGTGCGGGAGTCAGATGCTGACGGCTTTATTTTTGTCGGCCGGCGCGACCGCATGGTAAAGCGCAGAGGATACCGCGTGGAGTTGGGAGAAATCGAGGCCGCGCTTTACAGGCACCAGGCTGTCTCTGAGGCAGCGGTTGTTGCGTTGCCCGACGAAGAAAGTGGCGTAATGGTAAAGGCGTTTCTCAGCTGGTCTGATGGCAAGGCGCGTTCGCTTATTGAAATGAAGAAATTTTGTGCGG
- a CDS encoding acyl carrier protein, whose protein sequence is MADVNGLQQAQLEEITEPVKAFILETFLPGEDPSALEMDTPLISGGVIDSISTLKLVTFLEEEFDIQVQANEMNADNLDTLSEITSFVISKQ, encoded by the coding sequence ATGGCAGACGTTAATGGCCTCCAGCAGGCACAGCTGGAAGAAATTACAGAACCTGTAAAAGCTTTTATCCTCGAGACTTTTCTCCCGGGTGAAGACCCCAGCGCACTGGAAATGGATACTCCGCTGATTTCTGGTGGTGTAATTGACTCTATTTCTACACTCAAACTGGTAACCTTCCTGGAAGAAGAATTTGACATTCAGGTCCAGGCAAACGAAATGAATGCCGACAACCTGGATACGCTGTCTGAAATTACCTCGTTTGTTATCTCGAAGCAGTAG